DNA sequence from the Geobacter sp. AOG2 genome:
GGATACGTAACAAACAAAAAACGCCCGCCGGTGTCCCGGCAGGGCGTCAATATCGATATGCAAAGGGCGGTTATTCCCCCAGGTAGGCCTTCCTTACCTCGGGGTTGCGGGCCAGTTCCCCGGCGTCGCCGGAGAGGACGACCTCGCCGGTTTCCAGCACATAGGCGCGGTTGGCGATGGAGAGGGCCATGGAGGCGTTCTGCTCCACCAGCATGATGGTGGTGCCGGCCTTGTTGATCTCCACGACGATCTCGAAGATCTTCTCCACGAGCATGGGGGCCAGACCCATGGAGGGCTCGTCCAACAGCAGCAGGCGCGGGTTGGACATGAGGGCGCGCCCCATGGCCAGCATCTGCTGTTCGCCGCCGGAGAGGGTGCGGGCCGGTTGCTTGCGGCGTTCGGCCAGGCGGGGGAACAGGGCGAAGGCGCGTTCGATGCCCTGGGCGACCTCGTGCTTGCCGGGGAGGATGAAACCGCCCATCTCCAGGTTTTCCTGCACGCTCATGCGGGCGAAGACGCGGCGGCCTTCCGGGACCTGGCAGATGCCCTTCTGCACGATCAGGTGCGGGGCCATGCGGGTGATCTCGGTGCCTTCGAAGGCGATGACGCCGCCCACGGAGGGGACGATGCCGGAGATGGTGTTCAGGATGGTGGTCTTGCCGGCGCCGTTGGCGCCGATGAGGGCGACGATCTCCCCCTGCTCCACGCGGCAGGAGACATCGTGCAGGGCGCGGATGGCCCCGTAGTTGACGGAAAGGTTCTCGACCGACAGCATCAGTGGCTGGCTCCTTTTCCCAGGTAGGCTTCGATCACGGCCGGGTTGGCCCGGACCTCCTCGGGCTTGCCTTCGGCGATCTTGACGCCGTAATCCAGGACGGCGATGCGGTCCGAGAGACCCATGACGAATTTCATGTCGTGCTCCACCAGGAAGACGGTGACGCCGGTGGCCCGGATCTTGCGCACCATCTCCAGGAGGGTCTGCTTTTCCTGGGGGTTCATGCCGGCGGCCGGTTCGTCCAGGAGGAGCAGGGCCGGTTCGATGGCCAGGGCGCGGGCGATCTCCAGGCGGCGCTGTTCGCCGTAGGGGAGGTTGCAGGCTTGCTCGTAGGCCTTGTGGGCCAGGTCCACCTGGGTCAGGCAGCGGATGGCCAGTTCCAGAAGGCGTCCCTCTTCCCTGCGCACCGGGGGGAGCAGCTTGAGCAGCGCGCCGGTCAGGTTCCAGGTGCCCCTGGTGTGGGCGCCGATGAGGACGTTCTCCAGGACGGACAGCTCGTTGAAGAGGCGGATGTTCTGGAAGGTGCGGCCGACGCCGCCGCCCGCGATGACGTGGGGGGGCAGCCCGGCGATGCTTTTGCCCTTGAAGCTGATGCCGCCTTCGGTGGGGGGGTAGATGCCGGTGATGAGGTTGAAGATGGTGCTTTTGCCGGCCCCGTTGGGACCGATCAGGGCCATGATCTCGCCCTCTTCCACATCCAGGTTGACGCCGTTCACCGCGACCAGGCCGCCGAAACGGATGGTGGCGTTATCGAGTTTGAGCAGTGCCATCAGTGTTTCTCCTCCCGGACGCGGACCGCGCCGCGCGGCTTGATCCCCAGCTTGCGCAGCGCCAGGTCGGTGAAGTTGACGCCGCCCAGGAGGCCGTTGGGCCGGAAGACCATGAGGAAGACCATGAGGGCGCCGTAGACCAGCATGCGGTACTGGGACATGAAGCGGAGGAATTCGGGCGCGGCGGAGAGGATGGAGGCGCCGAAGACCGCGCCGGGGATGCTCCCCAGGCCGCCCAGGACGATCATGCTGAGCATGTCCACGGATTTGAGAAAGCCGAAGTCCGACGGGTTGATGTAGCCCAGGAAGTGGGCGTAGAGGCAGCCGCCGACCCCGGCCATGAAGGCGCTGATGGCGAAGGACTGGACCTTGTAGCGGGCGATGTTGATGCCCATGGATTCCGCCGCGATCTCGTCGTCCCGGATCGCCTTGAACGCGCGGCCGAGCCGGGAGTTCTGGATGAAGGTGGAGGCGATGATCATGAGGACGGCGACGATGAACACGATTACGGGCATGGGCAGCGACGTCTGCGGGGTGGGGACGGTGAGTCCCAATGCCTTGTTGGTGATCTCCAGGTTGAGGAAGACGACCTTGACGATCTCGGCGAAGCCCAGGGTGCAGATGGCCAGGTAGTCGCCGGTCAGCCTGAGGATCGGCCAGCCGATGACGGCGGCCACGAGGGCGGTGAAGAGGCCGCTCGCAAGCAGGTTGAGGTAGAAGGGGGTGCCGGTCTTGAGGGTGAGCAGCGCCCCGGTGAAGGCGCCGACGCTCATGAAGGCGGCATGTCCCAGGGAGAGCTGGCCGGTGAGGCCGGTGATGATGTTGAGACCCAGGGCCAGGGTGATGCCGATGCCGATGTTGACCAGGATCTGGAGGAAATAGGGGTCTATGGAGTTGACGAGGCCGTGCAGCATGTTCAGACCTTTTTCAGGATTTTGCGGCCCAGAAGGCCGGTGGGCCGGACCAGCAGCACCAGGACGAGGATGGCGAAGGCTATGGCGTCGCGGTATGAGGAGTAGCCGATGGCGACCCCGAAGACTTCGGTGACGCCCAGGAGGAGGCCGCCCAGCATGGCGCCCGGTATGGAGCCGATGCCCCCGAGGACGGCGGCGGCAAAGGCCTTGAGGCCGGCCATGAGGCCCATGTTGAAGGAGACGGCGTTGAACAGCATCCCCACCAGGACGCCGCCGGCGGCCGCCAGGGCCGAGCCGAGGGCAAAGGTGAAGGAGATGACGAAGTTGACGTTGACCCCCATGAGGGCCGCGGTGTTGTAGTCTTCGGAGGTGGCGCGCATGGCCTTGCCGATCTTGGTCTTCTGGACGATGAATTCCAGGCCGATCATGAGGGCCGCCGAAACGCCGATGATGAGGATCTGCAGGGTCGAGATGTCCGCCTTGCCGATGTGGACCTGCCGCGAATGGAAGGCCTGGTCGGGGAAGCCCTTGGCGTTGGCGCCGAAGATCATGAGGGCCAGGGACGAAAGGAAGATGGAAACGCCGATGGCCGAGATGAGCGCCGAGAGCCGGGAGGATTTGCGCAGGGGACGGTAGGCGATGAATTCGATCACCACGCCCAGGACCATGCAGAAGATCATGGCGCAGGCCATGGCCACGAAGATGTTGAGCTTGAACACGCCCACCATGAGCAGGCCGACGAAGGCGCCCATCATGAAGATCTCGCCGTGGGCGAAGTTGATCAGGGCGATGATGCCGTACACCATGGTGTATCCCAGGGCGATCAGGGCATAGGTGGAACCGAGGGCGATACCGTTGATGAGTTGTTGCAGAAACATGCAGGTCATCCCGTCAAGGAGTAAAGTATCTGATTAAATGAATCTTTTACAACGAAGGGCACTGCTTTTTATCACAGTAAACACTATGTCTGCAAGCGAATTGTTTGACCAATTCGATTTTGTTTGATTTGAGCAAAGCGTTCCGTGCTATACAGAACCCAAAACGGAAGGTTACCGTAATATAAAACGTAACATGAAACGTAATATGAAACCTATGCCTTCGAACGACCGTCAAGCCCTCCGCGGATGCTGCGCACTGGCCGCCGCAGCCTCGATCTGGGGCGGTATGTACGTGGTCAGCAAGTACACCCTGGACTACATTCCTCCCTTCACTCTCCTGTGGTTACGGTATGTTACAGCATTTGCCACCCTCTACCCGCTGGCCCGGCGCCAGCAGGCCGCACCGCTGAATCGTAGCGACCATCGGGCCTTCATCGCCATCGGATTTGTGGGCTACTTCGTCTCGGTTGGCCTGCAATTCATCGGAACGCGTCTTTCCTCAGCACATAACGGCGCCATCCTCACCTCCGCCAGCCCGGCCTTTATCCTGCTGTTCGCGTGGTTCATGCTGGGGGAGCGCCTGACCCCCCGCAAGCTGCTCTCCGTCCTTCTGGCGAGCATTGGGGTTCTCATCGTCGTCGGCTGGGACTCCACCGCGACCGGCGGCCGGGTGCTGGCCGGCAATCTGGCCCTGATCGGCGCCGCCGTCACTTGGGCGCTTCTATCGGTCCTGGCCCGAAAATTCTCGGCAGGCCTGTCTCCTCTGGTCATCACTACGTGGGCCATCTTCTGGGCTACCCTGATGACGACCCCGGCCATGATCATCGAATGGCGCTTCTTGCCGGTCAGCGGCCTGGGCAATCCTCTGCTCTGGGGGGCGGTGCTCTACCTCGGGGTCGTCTCAACCGCAGGGGCCTTCTATCTCTGGAACAAGGGGATGAGCCTGGTGGAAGCCGGTACCGGTTCGATCTTTTTCTTCCTGCAGCCGGTGGTGGGGGCGCTCTTGGGGTGGCTGGTGCTGGGAGAACATCTGTCGTTGTCGTTCTTTGCCGGGGGCGGGGTGATTCTATTGGCGGTGCTGATCGTTTCCTACCGCCGAGCCTGAAAAAAGTATTTGCCACAGAGCCGCAGAGTCACAGGGGTAATAAAAGAAAAATGTAACGCCACAATCCCTGAAGTCTCTCTATTCCGGTGATTATGGCGTTACGAGGAAAATCCTGTGATTTCCTCTGCGTCTCCGTGGCCTAAGCCGTGCTATACCTGCACCACTTCCTTGATGCCGGGGACCTGTTCCTTCACGGCCCGCTCGATACCCATTTTGAGGGTCATGGTGGACATGGGGCAACTGCCGCAGGCCCCTTTCAGGCGGACTTTGACGACGCCGTCGTCGGTCACCTCCACCAGTTCCACATCGCCGCCGTCGGCCTGCAGGCCGGGCCGCACCATTTCAAGTACCTTTTCGACTTCTGCTTTCATCGTTGCTCTCCTTTTTGGTATGTGTAATGCCACAAAATCATGAAAACCGAACCACCAGGACAGGATGGGGCAAGGTTGTACCGCCTCACGCCTCTCATCCCGTGTATCCTTGCAAAACTGTTTTCACCCCTGTGTTTCCTCGCTTAGGCCCTTTCAGCGCAATGGCAGCCCCGGCTCGGTCAGATGTTCCGGCTTCATGACTGCTTCCAGTTCCGCCTCCGGCATCAGGCCGCGTTCCAAGACGATCTGCCGAATGGATCTGCCGGTCGCCACCGATTCCTTGGCCACGTCGGCCGCCGCGTTGTAGCCGATGTAGGGCGCCAGCACCGTGACCAGCCCCAGTGAATCTTCCAGATAGCGACGGCAACGCTCCTCGTTGGCCCGTATCCCCAGTATGCACGATTCGGTGAGTTTGCGCACGCCGTTTGTAAGCAGTTCCATGGCGAACAGCACGTTGTAGGCAATCAGCGGCATCATCACGTTCAACTCCAGCTGTCCGGCCTGGGCCGCCAGCATTACCGCCTGGTCGCAGCCGATCACCTGAAAGCAGACCATGTTGACCATCTCGGCCATGGATGGGTTGATCTTGCCCGGCATGATCGAGGAACCGGGCTGGACTGGCGGCAGACGAATCTCGTCCAGACCGGTGCGCGGGCCGGATGAGAGCAGGCGCAGGTCGTTGGCGATGCGGCCGATGGCGACCGCTGTTCCCCGCAAGGCCGAAGAGAGGGCCAGGAAGGGTTCCATGTTCTGCATTGCCTCGAACAGGTTCCCACTGGCAGTGACCGGAAGGCCGGTATCAGCAGCCAACTCCTCTATGACGCGCTTGATGTAATCCGGCTCGGCGTTCAGGCCGGTGCCTACGGCGGTGCCGCCGATACCCAGTTCCAGAAGCGCCGGAAGGCACCCCTCCAATCCCTCGCGGCTCCGGCGCACGGCCTCCGCATAGGCGCCGAACTCCTGGCCCAGGCGGATCGGTACCGCATCCTGCAAATGGGTGCGCCCGGATTTGAGGATCGGATCAAACTCCCGCGCCTTGCCGGCCAGGGCTTTTTCCAACCCTTCCAGCACCTCCAGCAGCGGGTCGAGCATTCTGAGCGAGGCCAGGCGGATGGCGGTGGGGATCACGTCG
Encoded proteins:
- a CDS encoding ABC transporter ATP-binding protein — translated: MLSVENLSVNYGAIRALHDVSCRVEQGEIVALIGANGAGKTTILNTISGIVPSVGGVIAFEGTEITRMAPHLIVQKGICQVPEGRRVFARMSVQENLEMGGFILPGKHEVAQGIERAFALFPRLAERRKQPARTLSGGEQQMLAMGRALMSNPRLLLLDEPSMGLAPMLVEKIFEIVVEINKAGTTIMLVEQNASMALSIANRAYVLETGEVVLSGDAGELARNPEVRKAYLGE
- a CDS encoding ABC transporter ATP-binding protein; this translates as MALLKLDNATIRFGGLVAVNGVNLDVEEGEIMALIGPNGAGKSTIFNLITGIYPPTEGGISFKGKSIAGLPPHVIAGGGVGRTFQNIRLFNELSVLENVLIGAHTRGTWNLTGALLKLLPPVRREEGRLLELAIRCLTQVDLAHKAYEQACNLPYGEQRRLEIARALAIEPALLLLDEPAAGMNPQEKQTLLEMVRKIRATGVTVFLVEHDMKFVMGLSDRIAVLDYGVKIAEGKPEEVRANPAVIEAYLGKGASH
- a CDS encoding branched-chain amino acid ABC transporter permease — protein: MLHGLVNSIDPYFLQILVNIGIGITLALGLNIITGLTGQLSLGHAAFMSVGAFTGALLTLKTGTPFYLNLLASGLFTALVAAVIGWPILRLTGDYLAICTLGFAEIVKVVFLNLEITNKALGLTVPTPQTSLPMPVIVFIVAVLMIIASTFIQNSRLGRAFKAIRDDEIAAESMGINIARYKVQSFAISAFMAGVGGCLYAHFLGYINPSDFGFLKSVDMLSMIVLGGLGSIPGAVFGASILSAAPEFLRFMSQYRMLVYGALMVFLMVFRPNGLLGGVNFTDLALRKLGIKPRGAVRVREEKH
- a CDS encoding branched-chain amino acid ABC transporter permease — translated: MFLQQLINGIALGSTYALIALGYTMVYGIIALINFAHGEIFMMGAFVGLLMVGVFKLNIFVAMACAMIFCMVLGVVIEFIAYRPLRKSSRLSALISAIGVSIFLSSLALMIFGANAKGFPDQAFHSRQVHIGKADISTLQILIIGVSAALMIGLEFIVQKTKIGKAMRATSEDYNTAALMGVNVNFVISFTFALGSALAAAGGVLVGMLFNAVSFNMGLMAGLKAFAAAVLGGIGSIPGAMLGGLLLGVTEVFGVAIGYSSYRDAIAFAILVLVLLVRPTGLLGRKILKKV
- a CDS encoding DMT family transporter — translated: MKPMPSNDRQALRGCCALAAAASIWGGMYVVSKYTLDYIPPFTLLWLRYVTAFATLYPLARRQQAAPLNRSDHRAFIAIGFVGYFVSVGLQFIGTRLSSAHNGAILTSASPAFILLFAWFMLGERLTPRKLLSVLLASIGVLIVVGWDSTATGGRVLAGNLALIGAAVTWALLSVLARKFSAGLSPLVITTWAIFWATLMTTPAMIIEWRFLPVSGLGNPLLWGAVLYLGVVSTAGAFYLWNKGMSLVEAGTGSIFFFLQPVVGALLGWLVLGEHLSLSFFAGGGVILLAVLIVSYRRA
- a CDS encoding NifU family protein, with product MKAEVEKVLEMVRPGLQADGGDVELVEVTDDGVVKVRLKGACGSCPMSTMTLKMGIERAVKEQVPGIKEVVQV
- a CDS encoding aspartate ammonia-lyase → MTTRIEKDTFGEMEVPAEAYYGAQTARAVRNFPISGLKPHPAFVWATVAIKKAAAKANMAGGRLSAEIGGAIVAAADEALAGRFDEQFVVDPFQAGAGTSHNMNINEVLANRALELLGRTRGDFSILHPNDHVNMAQSTNDVIPTAIRLASLRMLDPLLEVLEGLEKALAGKAREFDPILKSGRTHLQDAVPIRLGQEFGAYAEAVRRSREGLEGCLPALLELGIGGTAVGTGLNAEPDYIKRVIEELAADTGLPVTASGNLFEAMQNMEPFLALSSALRGTAVAIGRIANDLRLLSSGPRTGLDEIRLPPVQPGSSIMPGKINPSMAEMVNMVCFQVIGCDQAVMLAAQAGQLELNVMMPLIAYNVLFAMELLTNGVRKLTESCILGIRANEERCRRYLEDSLGLVTVLAPYIGYNAAADVAKESVATGRSIRQIVLERGLMPEAELEAVMKPEHLTEPGLPLR